In one Ornithinimicrobium pratense genomic region, the following are encoded:
- a CDS encoding efflux RND transporter permease subunit has product MTTMSGPEIVNPRKAELRALADRAGEVESAVATVLEAARSALEGGAWVSSTARTFEEGITLARQDIQRAASGTVAAIEAEWASTPARIPANGPI; this is encoded by the coding sequence GTGACCACCATGTCCGGTCCGGAGATCGTCAATCCGCGCAAGGCGGAGCTGCGCGCGTTGGCCGACCGGGCGGGCGAGGTGGAGTCTGCGGTCGCGACCGTGCTGGAGGCCGCCCGATCGGCGCTCGAGGGCGGCGCGTGGGTGTCGAGCACCGCGCGCACCTTCGAAGAAGGGATCACCCTGGCGCGGCAAGACATCCAGAGAGCGGCAAGCGGCACGGTGGCCGCGATCGAGGCCGAGTGGGCCTCGACGCCTGCCCGGATCCCGGCGAACGGGCCGATCTGA
- the rlmN gene encoding 23S rRNA (adenine(2503)-C(2))-methyltransferase RlmN: MTTDLPTPSSARPAPGALTFTAPRRGKAPQHLADLDLAGRKAWAQELGIPGFRADQVSRHYFERLVSDPAQMTDLPKAGREELVSGLLPSLLTPVRTLTADDGATLKQVHRLHDGAMVESVLMRYPGRVTMCISSQAGCGMNCPFCATGQAGLTRNLSTAEIVEQVVAAARALRHGDLAAAPGEDTDPAGELGAPPEQQDGQLDGAGDAREALRVSNVVFMGMGEALANYKAAIGAIRRLVDPSPEGLGMSARGVTMSTVGLVPAIDKLGQEGVPVTLALSLHAPDDELRDELVPINTRWKVDEALDAARRYFDTTGRRVSIEYALIRDINDHAWRADLLGEKLNARGRGWVHVNPIPLNPTPGSKWTASRRGVEQQFVERLLAHGIPTTVRDTRGSEIDGACGQLAATV, encoded by the coding sequence ATGACTACCGACCTGCCGACCCCCAGCAGCGCCCGTCCCGCGCCCGGCGCGCTGACTTTCACCGCGCCCCGGCGGGGCAAGGCGCCCCAGCACCTGGCCGACCTGGACCTCGCCGGACGCAAGGCCTGGGCCCAGGAGCTGGGCATCCCCGGCTTCCGGGCCGACCAGGTCAGCCGGCACTACTTCGAGCGCCTCGTCTCTGACCCCGCCCAGATGACCGACCTGCCCAAGGCCGGGCGCGAGGAGCTGGTCTCCGGGCTGCTGCCCAGCCTGCTGACCCCGGTACGCACCCTGACCGCGGACGACGGGGCCACCCTGAAGCAGGTGCACCGGCTGCACGACGGCGCGATGGTGGAGTCGGTGCTGATGCGCTACCCCGGCCGGGTGACGATGTGCATCTCCAGCCAGGCCGGCTGCGGGATGAACTGCCCCTTCTGCGCGACCGGCCAGGCTGGGCTGACCCGCAACCTGTCCACCGCCGAGATCGTCGAGCAGGTCGTCGCCGCCGCCCGGGCGCTGCGGCACGGTGACCTGGCCGCCGCGCCCGGCGAGGACACGGACCCGGCAGGGGAGCTGGGCGCCCCTCCCGAGCAGCAGGACGGGCAGCTGGACGGCGCGGGTGACGCCCGCGAGGCCCTTCGGGTCTCCAACGTGGTCTTCATGGGGATGGGTGAGGCGCTGGCCAACTACAAGGCGGCCATCGGCGCTATCCGCCGCCTGGTCGATCCCTCGCCTGAGGGCCTGGGCATGTCGGCGCGCGGCGTGACGATGTCCACCGTCGGGCTGGTCCCGGCGATCGACAAGCTGGGTCAGGAGGGCGTCCCGGTCACCCTGGCGCTGTCCCTGCACGCCCCCGACGACGAGCTGCGCGATGAGTTGGTGCCGATCAACACCCGGTGGAAGGTCGACGAGGCGCTGGACGCCGCGCGCCGCTACTTCGACACCACCGGTCGGCGCGTGTCCATCGAGTACGCCCTCATCCGGGACATCAACGACCACGCCTGGCGGGCCGACCTGCTGGGGGAGAAGCTCAACGCCCGCGGCCGGGGCTGGGTGCACGTCAACCCGATCCCGCTCAACCCCACGCCGGGGTCGAAGTGGACGGCCTCGAGGCGCGGCGTGGAGCAGCAGTTCGTCGAGCGGCTGCTCGCGCACGGCATACCCACGACCGTCCGCGACACCCGAGGCTCGGAGATCGACGGCGCCTGCGGTCAGCTCGCGGCGACCGTGTGA
- a CDS encoding phosphatidate cytidylyltransferase, with protein sequence MTDDQTQGPVAHVPPASRPAPAVSSPATVAADPPPARTPRAGRNLPAAIGVAVVLLLLIGASLVFWKPAFVLVVTAASLIGVWELAAAIRNGRVHPPLPPLLLSVALVPLAFWGGADALGLGFVTAAALVLVWRAVGPPEGAVRDIAGGVFIIAYVPLLAAITSLMLAEPDGVGRIVTFILVTVASDTGGYAVGVFKGRTPMAPSLSPKKSWEGFAGSVGTSAVVGAVCVVLLLDGAWWAGLSVGAFAAVFATIGDLSESAIKRDLGIKDMGSLLPGHGGIMDRLDSLLITATVCWALLHVLV encoded by the coding sequence ATGACGGACGACCAGACCCAGGGGCCGGTGGCGCACGTGCCACCGGCCTCCCGTCCTGCCCCCGCGGTCTCCAGTCCGGCCACCGTGGCCGCCGACCCACCCCCCGCCCGAACCCCCCGTGCCGGGCGCAACCTGCCGGCGGCGATCGGAGTCGCGGTGGTGCTGCTGCTCCTCATCGGGGCCAGCCTGGTCTTCTGGAAGCCGGCCTTTGTCCTGGTGGTGACCGCCGCCTCCCTCATCGGGGTCTGGGAACTGGCCGCCGCGATCCGCAACGGCCGTGTGCACCCGCCCCTGCCGCCGCTGCTGCTGTCGGTGGCGCTGGTGCCGCTCGCGTTCTGGGGCGGTGCGGACGCGCTTGGCCTAGGCTTCGTGACGGCAGCTGCGCTGGTGCTGGTGTGGCGCGCGGTCGGCCCGCCCGAAGGTGCTGTGCGCGACATCGCCGGCGGAGTCTTCATCATCGCCTACGTGCCCCTGCTCGCGGCGATCACCTCGCTCATGCTCGCCGAACCCGACGGCGTCGGGCGCATCGTCACCTTCATCCTGGTCACCGTCGCCTCCGACACCGGCGGGTATGCCGTGGGGGTGTTCAAGGGCCGGACCCCCATGGCGCCGTCGTTGTCGCCGAAGAAGTCCTGGGAGGGTTTCGCCGGGTCCGTGGGCACCAGCGCGGTGGTCGGCGCCGTCTGCGTCGTGCTGCTGCTGGACGGTGCCTGGTGGGCCGGGTTGAGCGTGGGGGCGTTCGCCGCCGTCTTCGCCACCATCGGTGACTTGTCGGAGTCGGCGATCAAGCGCGACCTGGGCATCAAGGACATGGGCAGCCTGCTGCCCGGCCACGGCGGGATCATGGACCGGCTGGACTCCCTGCTCATCACCGCCACCGTCTGCTGGGCACTGCTGCACGTGCTGGTCTGA
- the frr gene encoding ribosome recycling factor, with the protein MSEVVEMALMEAEEKMDKALEVARDDMSSIRTGRAHPGMFSRLEVDYYGAATPLQQLASFTVQDARTLLITPYDKGSLREIEKTLRDSDLGANPSNDGNAIRIVMPQLTEERRREYIKLAHSKGEDAKISVRHVRRHAKDQIDKAVKDGEIGEDEGTRAEKELEALTKSRVDTIDEILKSKETELLEV; encoded by the coding sequence ATGTCCGAGGTCGTCGAGATGGCCCTCATGGAGGCCGAGGAGAAGATGGACAAGGCGCTGGAGGTGGCGCGCGACGACATGTCCTCGATCCGCACCGGCCGCGCCCACCCCGGCATGTTCAGCAGGCTCGAGGTCGACTATTACGGTGCGGCCACCCCGCTGCAGCAACTGGCCAGCTTCACCGTCCAGGACGCGCGCACCCTGCTCATCACGCCCTACGACAAGGGCTCGCTGCGCGAGATCGAGAAGACGCTGCGCGACTCCGACCTGGGTGCCAACCCCAGCAATGACGGCAACGCGATCCGGATCGTGATGCCGCAGCTGACCGAGGAACGGCGCAGGGAGTACATCAAGCTCGCACACAGCAAGGGGGAGGACGCCAAGATCTCGGTGCGGCACGTGCGCCGGCACGCCAAGGACCAGATCGACAAGGCGGTCAAGGACGGCGAGATCGGCGAGGACGAGGGCACCCGCGCGGAGAAGGAGCTCGAGGCGCTGACCAAGAGCCGCGTGGACACGATCGATGAGATCCTCAAGAGCAAGGAGACCGAGCTGCTCGAGGTCTGA
- the pyrH gene encoding UMP kinase, producing MTSTAPAPAALHSPTSPPAKDTPHSRRRVLLKLSGEAFGGGKVGVDPDVVKGIAHQIAQAHREGVQVAVVMGGGNFFRGAQLQQRGMERSRADYMGMLGTVMNCLALQDFLEKEGVDTRVQTAITMGQVAEPYIPRKAIRHLEKGRVVIFGAGAGMPYFSTDTVSAQRALEIKCNAVLMSKHGVDGVYTGDPRTDPQAVKLDKLTFSEALTSNLRVVDAAAFSLCMDNELPMLVFGIDGEDSITQAIKGEKIGTLVTAN from the coding sequence ATGACCTCGACCGCGCCCGCGCCCGCCGCCCTGCACTCCCCGACCTCACCCCCGGCCAAGGACACGCCGCACTCCCGGCGCCGGGTGCTGCTCAAGCTGTCGGGTGAGGCCTTCGGCGGTGGCAAGGTGGGGGTGGACCCGGACGTCGTCAAGGGGATTGCCCACCAGATCGCCCAGGCGCACCGGGAAGGGGTCCAGGTGGCTGTCGTCATGGGCGGCGGCAATTTCTTCCGCGGCGCCCAGCTGCAGCAGCGGGGCATGGAGCGCTCGCGCGCCGACTACATGGGCATGCTGGGCACCGTGATGAACTGCCTGGCGTTGCAGGACTTCCTGGAGAAGGAGGGCGTGGACACCCGCGTCCAGACCGCTATCACCATGGGTCAGGTCGCCGAGCCCTACATCCCGCGCAAGGCGATCCGGCACCTGGAGAAGGGGAGAGTGGTCATCTTCGGCGCCGGCGCCGGTATGCCGTACTTCTCCACCGACACCGTCTCGGCCCAGCGTGCCCTGGAGATCAAGTGCAATGCGGTCCTGATGAGCAAGCACGGGGTGGATGGTGTGTACACCGGCGACCCGCGCACCGACCCGCAGGCGGTGAAGCTCGACAAGCTCACCTTCAGCGAGGCGCTGACCAGCAATCTGCGCGTGGTGGACGCCGCGGCCTTCAGCCTGTGCATGGACAACGAACTGCCCATGCTGGTCTTCGGCATCGACGGCGAGGACTCGATCACCCAGGCGATCAAGGGTGAGAAGATCGGAACGTTGGTCACCGCCAACTGA
- the tsf gene encoding translation elongation factor Ts gives MAANYTAADIKTLREATGAGMMDVKKALDEAEGDLAKATEILRVKGLKGVTKREGRSASNGLVRAHIDGGAGTLVEVNCETDFVAKSPKFGELADQLLAQAVQAEATDADSLLASQIDGTSVKDVIDEANAGLGEKIEIRRVARVTGDQVVSYLHKTNPDLPAQIGVLVATTGGDEQVARDIAMHVAAFAPTVLSRDDIDAETVANERRIAEETAREEGKPEQALSKIVEGRVNGFFKENVLLDQAFAKDAKKSVGQVAKEAGTQVTGFARFKVGV, from the coding sequence ATGGCTGCGAACTACACCGCTGCTGACATCAAGACCCTGCGCGAGGCCACTGGCGCCGGGATGATGGACGTCAAGAAGGCTCTCGACGAGGCCGAGGGCGACCTGGCCAAGGCCACCGAGATCCTGCGCGTCAAGGGCCTCAAGGGCGTCACCAAGCGTGAGGGCCGCTCGGCCTCCAACGGCCTGGTCCGGGCGCACATCGACGGTGGCGCCGGCACCCTGGTCGAGGTCAACTGCGAGACCGACTTCGTGGCCAAGAGCCCGAAGTTCGGCGAGCTGGCCGACCAGCTGCTGGCCCAGGCCGTCCAGGCCGAGGCTACCGACGCCGACTCCCTGCTGGCCTCGCAGATCGACGGCACGTCGGTCAAGGACGTCATCGACGAGGCCAACGCCGGGCTCGGCGAGAAGATCGAGATCCGCCGGGTCGCCCGCGTCACCGGCGACCAGGTCGTGTCCTACCTGCACAAGACCAACCCCGACCTGCCCGCGCAGATCGGCGTCCTGGTGGCTACCACCGGTGGCGACGAGCAGGTGGCCCGCGACATCGCGATGCACGTGGCGGCCTTCGCCCCCACCGTGCTGAGCCGCGACGACATCGACGCCGAGACCGTCGCGAACGAGCGGCGCATCGCCGAGGAGACCGCCCGCGAGGAAGGCAAGCCCGAGCAGGCGCTGTCCAAGATCGTCGAGGGCCGAGTCAACGGCTTCTTCAAGGAGAACGTGCTGCTGGACCAGGCGTTCGCCAAGGACGCCAAGAAGTCCGTCGGCCAGGTCGCCAAGGAGGCCGGCACCCAGGTGACCGGGTTCGCCCGGTTCAAGGTCGGCGTCTGA